The following are encoded together in the Pseudoalteromonas ruthenica genome:
- a CDS encoding HAD family hydrolase, whose amino-acid sequence MITTVLFDFDGTLVDSESLHFQCWNNILAPYGIAYDEVEFCQRYSGRPTLASAKEVVTQHNLAISAETLAQQKNDQFAKVAATSLPRLMPYALEILQHCREDGFKIGLVTGSTRDEVMPILHGYELAEYFACVVTKDDVSEPKPAPQPYLLGLSLLGANAQQSLAIEDTHAGSMSAKSAGLRVAVVPNTHTLTQDFSHADGRFANLADLYQQLLQIRK is encoded by the coding sequence ATGATCACCACCGTATTATTTGATTTCGACGGCACTTTGGTTGATTCCGAATCGCTGCACTTTCAGTGTTGGAATAACATCTTAGCACCTTATGGTATTGCCTATGATGAGGTGGAGTTCTGCCAGCGTTACAGCGGTCGTCCAACCTTGGCATCCGCGAAAGAGGTGGTCACACAGCATAATTTGGCGATTAGTGCAGAGACATTGGCGCAGCAAAAAAATGACCAGTTTGCCAAAGTGGCCGCCACTTCTTTACCACGGCTAATGCCCTATGCGCTGGAAATCTTGCAACATTGTCGTGAGGATGGCTTCAAGATAGGGCTTGTGACCGGCAGTACGCGTGATGAGGTGATGCCAATATTGCACGGTTACGAATTGGCAGAGTACTTTGCCTGTGTGGTCACCAAGGACGATGTTAGTGAGCCAAAACCCGCGCCGCAGCCCTACCTTTTAGGCCTGTCCTTATTAGGTGCGAATGCGCAGCAAAGCCTCGCCATTGAAGACACCCATGCCGGCTCTATGTCGGCCAAAAGTGCTGGTCTGCGCGTTGCTGTGGTGCCCAATACACACACTCTTACCCAAGATTTTAGCCACGCGGATGGGCGCTTTGCTAACCTGGCGGATTTATATCAACAGTTGCTACAAATCCGTAAATAG
- a CDS encoding mechanosensitive ion channel family protein has protein sequence MNPWRSFKCGLLALALVLPYSLEAKVTVKEILNNEQQQAKDNSEHAEQSTLPDDEVATNERLIIDEFNRQTPRSAMQGYLHAAHQRDFERAAHYLDFRNLSLRAQAMNHAELAHTLYLVLNRTLWVDTQALSNHPAGSRSEPVPSYRDLVGEIDTSRGAVQILLQRVPGDTPGNYIWKVSNATVNQVPFLRQEFGYSQAGEWLYRHLPHGVFLGVELWQWVYYSLNLLAFLLIAYLSTRIFLYLLLRAKADVSQPAKALVTGPLCFLLGIVLARTFSSEANSTLATRAIFEGATLLILAWTWFLLKVVDVIRLRLTLRLQRNNNTQAEFLLRPAGNVVKILLTLIALLVWFENLGFSATTLIAGLGIGGLALALAAQKSVENIIGAITLYASAPVKVGQICRVGRYFGVVEEIGLRATRMRTLERSVIHIANAKFVDMEIENISERERIAYRPDIVLERSTQHQVLAQLLEQIREILEQHQDIADQPCRVRLSGFVSRGIKIDVLSYAQTTDFDYYLHIVESLNLQIIECLNRLGIALAAPEPLSFAKL, from the coding sequence ATGAACCCTTGGCGTAGTTTCAAATGTGGGCTTTTGGCCCTTGCCCTTGTTTTACCTTACTCGCTTGAAGCCAAAGTTACGGTGAAAGAAATTTTAAACAATGAGCAACAACAGGCAAAGGATAACAGTGAGCACGCCGAGCAGTCTACGTTACCAGACGATGAGGTTGCTACTAACGAGCGCCTAATAATCGATGAGTTTAATCGACAAACGCCGCGTAGTGCTATGCAGGGATATTTGCATGCAGCCCACCAACGCGACTTTGAGCGTGCGGCGCACTACTTGGACTTTCGCAATTTATCGCTGCGAGCTCAGGCGATGAATCATGCTGAGCTCGCGCACACCCTCTATTTGGTGCTTAATCGCACTTTATGGGTAGATACGCAGGCGCTGAGTAATCACCCCGCAGGCAGTCGTAGTGAGCCTGTGCCTAGTTATCGCGACCTAGTGGGAGAGATAGACACCTCACGAGGAGCGGTGCAAATTTTATTGCAGCGTGTGCCCGGTGACACCCCGGGTAACTACATATGGAAAGTGTCCAATGCGACCGTAAACCAAGTGCCATTTTTACGCCAAGAGTTTGGTTATTCTCAAGCGGGTGAGTGGCTGTACCGCCACCTACCTCATGGGGTATTTTTAGGGGTTGAGTTGTGGCAATGGGTTTATTACAGCCTGAACCTGCTCGCATTTTTACTGATTGCTTATCTAAGTACGCGCATTTTTCTGTATTTGCTATTGCGTGCTAAAGCCGACGTGAGTCAGCCAGCAAAAGCGTTAGTAACCGGGCCATTATGTTTTTTACTGGGGATTGTGTTGGCCCGCACTTTCTCCTCTGAGGCTAATTCCACCTTGGCCACCCGAGCTATATTCGAAGGCGCAACTTTGTTAATTCTGGCGTGGACGTGGTTTTTGCTTAAAGTCGTTGATGTTATTCGTTTGCGTCTAACGTTACGCTTGCAACGCAACAACAATACTCAGGCCGAATTTTTACTGCGCCCTGCAGGGAATGTCGTGAAGATTCTGCTGACTCTTATTGCCTTATTAGTCTGGTTTGAGAATTTAGGTTTTAGTGCCACAACACTGATTGCTGGGCTTGGAATTGGGGGCTTGGCGCTGGCCTTAGCAGCACAAAAGTCGGTAGAAAACATTATCGGTGCGATTACCTTGTATGCTTCTGCGCCGGTCAAAGTTGGTCAGATATGTCGTGTTGGTCGCTATTTTGGTGTTGTTGAGGAGATAGGCCTGCGTGCGACGAGAATGCGCACTTTGGAACGCAGCGTTATACACATAGCAAATGCCAAGTTTGTCGATATGGAAATTGAGAATATATCTGAGCGTGAGCGCATAGCCTATAGACCCGATATTGTGCTTGAGCGCTCAACTCAACACCAGGTGTTAGCGCAGTTATTAGAGCAGATCCGCGAGATACTTGAGCAGCACCAAGATATTGCCGACCAACCGTGTCGAGTACGACTCAGCGGGTTTGTGTCCAGAGGCATAAAAATAGATGTGTTAAGTTATGCACAAACCACAGACTTTGACTATTATCTGCACATAGTTGAATCGTTAAACCTACAAATTATCGAGTGCTTGAACCGACTAGGGATCGCATTAGCTGCGCCTGAACCACTGAGTTTTGCAAAACTATAA
- a CDS encoding S8 family serine peptidase, which translates to MIRSAIALAILGGATQVSAADDRYIIQVDNDKKGVVKALAKKLGGDVKVDGNGFFAATFTGMDLSTVKGLLNNPHIKLIETDSRRYPMSAYSDDIGDPMTQQLTPYAVYQSQADQVTFNANSGMKVCVIDSGLDSSNTDFNWGAITGDNDSGTGNWFEHGGPHGTHVAGTIGAADNNQGVVGMAPGVDMHIIKVFNESGWGYSSDLAHAANLCAQAGANIINMSLGGGGSNSTEENAFANFAANGGLSVAAAGNDGNNVRSYPAGYTSVMMIGANDADNNIADFSQYPSCTSGRGKKATDDERICVEVTAGGVDTLSTYPAGMAAFASATADGAAFEVSAMENTGATSGDLYFMGTAEAVDSNASGKVCLIDRGNISFHDKVANCENSGGLGAIIVNNESGMLYGTLGDTNSTTIPAVGAALEQRTTLMAATNASINISASDYGYMSGTSMATPAVAGLAALVWSNHASCSGEEIRNAFKATAQDQGAAGKDVYFGYGIVKAAAADQYLLANGCGGSGGGDTGGEPEADISLSASGYKSRGAAFVDLSYSGAATSNVDIYRDGNLITTTANTNSYTDSLGKVRGSFGYQVCEQGSTVCSATITVNF; encoded by the coding sequence ATGATTCGCAGCGCAATTGCGCTTGCTATTTTGGGCGGCGCCACGCAGGTATCTGCGGCTGACGACCGTTACATCATCCAAGTTGACAACGATAAAAAAGGCGTCGTTAAAGCGCTCGCTAAAAAGCTTGGTGGTGATGTTAAGGTTGATGGCAATGGCTTTTTTGCTGCTACCTTTACCGGAATGGACTTATCGACAGTTAAAGGTTTGTTGAACAATCCCCACATCAAGTTGATTGAGACTGATAGTCGCCGCTACCCCATGTCTGCTTACAGTGACGATATTGGCGATCCAATGACTCAGCAACTTACCCCGTATGCGGTGTATCAGTCGCAAGCGGATCAAGTCACTTTTAACGCTAACAGTGGCATGAAGGTCTGTGTTATCGATTCGGGTTTAGATAGCTCAAATACCGACTTCAACTGGGGCGCGATTACGGGCGACAATGACTCAGGCACAGGTAACTGGTTTGAGCATGGCGGCCCTCACGGTACGCATGTTGCTGGTACCATTGGTGCTGCTGATAATAACCAAGGTGTTGTAGGCATGGCACCGGGCGTGGATATGCACATCATTAAAGTATTTAATGAAAGCGGCTGGGGTTATTCTTCTGATCTGGCGCATGCTGCCAACTTATGCGCGCAAGCGGGTGCCAATATCATTAACATGAGTTTAGGCGGTGGTGGCAGCAATAGCACTGAAGAAAATGCCTTTGCTAATTTCGCTGCCAATGGTGGCTTATCCGTTGCGGCCGCAGGTAACGATGGTAATAACGTGCGCTCATACCCTGCAGGATATACCTCGGTCATGATGATTGGCGCCAATGATGCCGATAATAACATTGCCGATTTCTCCCAGTATCCGAGCTGTACCTCAGGACGTGGTAAGAAAGCCACTGACGACGAGCGTATCTGTGTTGAAGTTACCGCAGGCGGTGTTGATACGCTCTCAACTTACCCTGCAGGGATGGCTGCATTTGCTTCGGCGACCGCTGATGGCGCCGCGTTTGAAGTATCAGCAATGGAAAACACCGGTGCAACCAGTGGCGATTTATACTTCATGGGCACCGCTGAAGCAGTTGACAGCAACGCATCCGGTAAAGTGTGCTTAATCGATAGAGGCAATATCTCGTTCCACGATAAAGTCGCTAACTGTGAAAACTCCGGCGGCCTTGGCGCTATTATTGTCAATAATGAATCAGGCATGCTTTACGGCACGCTTGGGGATACTAACAGCACCACTATTCCAGCAGTAGGCGCAGCGTTAGAACAGCGCACCACGCTGATGGCAGCAACGAACGCAAGCATTAATATTAGCGCCAGTGACTACGGTTACATGAGCGGTACATCCATGGCCACACCTGCTGTGGCAGGCCTTGCGGCCTTAGTTTGGTCAAATCATGCCAGCTGTAGTGGTGAAGAAATTCGTAACGCCTTTAAAGCGACGGCACAAGACCAAGGCGCTGCCGGTAAAGATGTATACTTCGGTTACGGCATCGTCAAAGCGGCCGCCGCTGATCAGTACCTATTAGCGAATGGTTGTGGTGGCAGCGGCGGCGGAGATACCGGCGGTGAGCCTGAGGCCGACATTAGCCTTAGCGCCTCTGGTTATAAATCTCGCGGTGCAGCCTTTGTTGATTTGAGCTACAGCGGTGCGGCTACCTCAAATGTTGACATCTACCGTGATGGTAACTTGATCACGACCACCGCAAACACCAACAGCTACACCGATAGCCTAGGTAAAGTACGTGGTAGCTTCGGTTATCAAGTCTGTGAGCAAGGTTCAACAGTGTGCTCAGCAACCATCACTGTTAATTTCTAA
- a CDS encoding HdeD family acid-resistance protein, with translation MSIAKSLPGQWPIFILQGLVAIIFATIAWLSPQLTINVLIFIFAAFFLLDGGSRVWLALKQKGQNGYWFVTLIAGLLGIVAAIITLIMPQLTAYVMLYLIAFWAVAIGVTEIVAAVKLAKHLQGTTLILISGVLSVLFGGYLIFNPGQGIIAMLWLVALYAFVFGLILCWLGVKLRTLEKQFD, from the coding sequence ATGAGTATCGCAAAGTCACTACCCGGACAATGGCCCATTTTCATACTGCAAGGCTTAGTAGCAATCATATTTGCGACCATCGCTTGGTTATCACCGCAATTAACTATCAACGTGTTAATTTTTATTTTTGCGGCCTTCTTTTTACTTGATGGCGGCTCAAGAGTCTGGCTGGCGTTAAAACAAAAAGGCCAGAACGGCTATTGGTTTGTCACCTTAATAGCCGGCCTTTTGGGGATTGTTGCGGCCATTATCACCTTGATCATGCCCCAACTAACGGCCTACGTGATGCTCTACCTCATCGCCTTTTGGGCAGTCGCTATCGGTGTTACAGAAATCGTTGCGGCAGTGAAATTAGCTAAACATTTACAGGGCACCACGCTTATATTAATCAGTGGTGTATTGTCGGTGTTATTTGGTGGCTACCTTATTTTCAACCCCGGACAAGGTATTATTGCCATGCTTTGGCTAGTCGCTCTGTATGCCTTTGTGTTTGGCCTTATTTTATGTTGGCTAGGGGTTAAGTTACGCACCCTCGAGAAGCAATTCGACTAG
- a CDS encoding LysE family translocator: MLNPELLLSFLGASFLIAVGPGPSNAFLMAQTFANGRQAGIQCAIGFALGGVIHTLFAVVGLSALLKASATAYTAVQYLGACYLAYLGIMTLWQSWQATAIEQEDKPHVSVKKQSPLFQAMMTEVLNPKVALFFIAFIPQFVDPSLATSTTAQLAIFGLLYPVLALPIDCTYIYFGDKIAQYFKTHPSAQCWIDRLTGLIFIALAINLLL, translated from the coding sequence ATGCTCAACCCTGAACTATTACTTTCATTTCTCGGTGCCAGTTTCCTTATTGCCGTGGGCCCCGGCCCCTCTAATGCATTTCTAATGGCGCAAACCTTTGCCAACGGTCGCCAGGCAGGGATTCAATGTGCTATTGGCTTCGCACTCGGTGGTGTTATTCATACCCTTTTTGCAGTTGTTGGCTTATCTGCATTACTGAAAGCATCAGCGACAGCCTATACAGCCGTGCAGTATTTAGGGGCATGTTATTTAGCCTATTTAGGGATCATGACGCTGTGGCAAAGCTGGCAAGCAACGGCTATAGAGCAAGAGGATAAACCGCATGTCAGTGTCAAAAAGCAAAGCCCACTTTTTCAAGCAATGATGACGGAAGTGCTAAACCCCAAAGTGGCTCTGTTTTTCATTGCCTTTATTCCGCAGTTTGTTGACCCTTCATTGGCCACTTCAACCACTGCTCAACTGGCTATCTTTGGACTACTTTATCCCGTACTGGCGCTGCCTATTGACTGCACCTATATTTATTTCGGCGATAAAATTGCCCAGTACTTTAAGACTCACCCGAGTGCACAGTGTTGGATAGACCGCCTGACAGGTTTGATTTTCATTGCATTGGCTATCAACCTGCTGTTATAA
- a CDS encoding DNA ligase: MRLLFTLILLASPVLWATTPPVELAKQLTDKHQVERYLASEKYDGIRATWINGELRSRGGLLINTPANFTANWPPVRLDGELWAGRGRFNHVSNTVLDNQPNAQHWQDIRFMVFDAPSDKPFFKRYSDYTHAIAHCDCNNLEAIKQHRFNTRAQLSQWFSELVSQGAEGVILHRRDARFNPGRSDNVLKLKPYMDSEAKVIGYQQGRGKYQGMLGALIVVDKRGKQFKIGTGFSDAERANPPAIGSTITFKYHGYTKNGVPRFASYLRQRKPLN, from the coding sequence ATGCGCTTACTCTTCACATTAATCCTTTTAGCCAGCCCCGTATTGTGGGCGACGACACCGCCGGTGGAGTTGGCGAAACAGCTCACTGATAAACACCAAGTAGAGCGCTACCTTGCGTCGGAAAAGTACGACGGGATCCGTGCGACTTGGATTAACGGCGAGTTGCGCAGTCGTGGTGGTTTACTTATCAATACACCCGCTAATTTTACCGCAAACTGGCCACCGGTGCGCCTTGATGGTGAGCTCTGGGCGGGACGAGGGCGCTTCAATCATGTCAGTAACACCGTATTAGACAATCAACCCAATGCCCAGCATTGGCAGGATATTCGCTTTATGGTGTTTGATGCACCGAGCGATAAACCTTTTTTCAAGCGCTACAGTGACTACACACATGCGATAGCTCACTGCGACTGCAATAACTTAGAGGCGATTAAACAACATCGCTTTAATACCCGTGCACAATTATCGCAGTGGTTTAGTGAGTTAGTTAGCCAAGGCGCGGAAGGGGTGATATTGCACCGTCGTGATGCGCGTTTCAATCCCGGGCGCAGTGATAATGTTTTAAAACTGAAACCTTACATGGATAGCGAAGCTAAAGTCATTGGTTATCAGCAGGGACGGGGTAAATATCAAGGTATGCTTGGTGCTCTGATAGTCGTTGATAAGCGCGGTAAGCAGTTCAAAATTGGCACTGGGTTTAGCGACGCCGAGCGGGCAAATCCTCCCGCTATCGGCAGTACTATAACGTTTAAATACCATGGCTATACAAAAAATGGCGTGCCACGTTTTGCCAGCTATTTGAGACAAAGAAAACCGCTTAATTAA
- a CDS encoding tRNA-(ms[2]io[6]A)-hydroxylase — protein MFELKYHTPAQWTDAVLADFDTFLQDHAGAEKKASGMALSMLSHYPDKRKLVKAMTDLALEEMIHFKQVVKLLSERDVNLGDDKKDPYVNQLRGMFRHGKDVFMMDRLLVAVVIEARGHERFALIADALPPGKDKEFYVAIAKSEEKHKNLFVELAYEYFDKAEVDARLAQVIEREAQICASLPFRAALH, from the coding sequence ATGTTCGAACTCAAATACCACACGCCAGCACAATGGACTGACGCTGTACTGGCCGATTTTGACACATTTTTACAAGACCATGCTGGCGCTGAGAAAAAAGCCTCGGGCATGGCGTTGTCAATGCTGTCTCACTACCCAGATAAACGCAAGCTCGTTAAAGCGATGACTGATTTAGCGCTCGAAGAGATGATTCATTTTAAACAAGTGGTTAAGTTGCTAAGCGAGCGCGATGTGAACCTAGGGGATGATAAAAAAGACCCTTATGTGAATCAGCTGCGAGGCATGTTTCGCCATGGAAAAGACGTGTTTATGATGGACCGGCTGCTGGTCGCGGTTGTGATTGAAGCTCGAGGCCATGAGCGCTTCGCGCTAATAGCTGACGCGTTGCCACCTGGTAAAGACAAAGAATTTTATGTCGCGATTGCAAAATCAGAAGAAAAACATAAAAACTTATTTGTTGAGCTTGCTTATGAGTATTTCGACAAGGCTGAAGTCGATGCGCGGTTAGCCCAAGTGATTGAGCGCGAGGCACAAATTTGCGCTTCTTTACCATTTCGTGCAGCCTTGCACTAA
- a CDS encoding sulfotransferase family protein produces MSKIFVIGLPRSGTTSVCAAALDLGLRTAHTAYTKACFERAELVADTPCFSHYPELAERFPEAKFVLLQRQPERWLESVQRLLPRMKTNLLSDTGGFSPLLKASYHRVFSPLNEQSLTDGKHLEYCYKRHQQQVSTYFAQQAHRLLTIDISEPQSFQQFCQFVGANSTSKQFAHLNQHNKVMAWRDLKHPLKVPSTRNGKVDNLEAWLRGEAV; encoded by the coding sequence ATGTCGAAAATATTTGTGATAGGTTTACCGCGCAGCGGCACCACCAGCGTGTGTGCTGCTGCGCTCGATTTAGGTCTTCGTACCGCCCACACAGCATATACTAAAGCGTGTTTTGAGCGCGCGGAGCTCGTCGCCGACACACCGTGCTTTAGCCACTACCCGGAGCTGGCTGAGCGCTTCCCTGAAGCAAAATTTGTGCTCTTGCAACGTCAACCAGAGCGTTGGCTGGAGTCTGTCCAACGCTTATTGCCGCGAATGAAAACCAATTTATTGAGCGATACAGGGGGGTTTAGTCCGCTTCTTAAAGCAAGTTACCATCGAGTATTTTCGCCTTTGAATGAACAAAGCCTAACTGATGGTAAGCACCTTGAATATTGCTATAAGCGGCATCAGCAACAGGTATCGACGTATTTTGCTCAGCAAGCGCACCGTTTACTGACAATTGATATCAGTGAGCCGCAGAGTTTTCAGCAATTTTGCCAGTTTGTTGGAGCCAATAGCACGAGCAAGCAATTTGCGCACCTTAACCAGCATAATAAGGTGATGGCTTGGCGCGACTTAAAGCACCCGCTGAAAGTACCCTCCACGCGCAACGGCAAGGTCGACAACCTTGAGGCGTGGCTTAGGGGGGAAGCGGTATGA
- a CDS encoding DUF2383 domain-containing protein, translated as MVHLDQTQAKRDKKIAKDILKLNRDAATFYKQAAEQVGDYNVRHVFINMAKIREQAQLSVYDVDENPDHSSIENTWLGTAIAWYAQAKSHFSNRPEQSMIIDLIEFEKKLLAKIKKAVSEARDPALKGALASITADIQMCIDQLSACKPANTRSHATQ; from the coding sequence ATGGTTCATCTTGACCAAACACAAGCAAAACGTGATAAAAAAATTGCCAAAGATATTCTTAAGCTGAACCGAGATGCGGCGACGTTTTATAAGCAGGCAGCCGAACAGGTCGGTGACTACAACGTCAGGCATGTCTTTATCAATATGGCAAAAATACGGGAACAAGCCCAGTTATCTGTCTACGATGTGGATGAAAATCCCGATCACAGCAGTATAGAAAATACTTGGCTGGGTACAGCGATCGCTTGGTACGCGCAAGCTAAGAGTCATTTTTCTAACAGGCCTGAGCAGTCAATGATAATCGATCTCATTGAGTTCGAAAAGAAGTTATTGGCGAAAATAAAAAAAGCAGTCAGTGAAGCTCGCGACCCAGCACTCAAAGGCGCTTTAGCGAGTATTACTGCCGATATCCAGATGTGTATCGACCAACTCAGTGCATGTAAACCAGCGAATACTCGCAGCCACGCAACGCAGTGA
- a CDS encoding methylglyoxal synthase, with translation MKQKQQPLPPIKTIALVAHDGKKQALVDWCQRHKSVLEVHNLYGTGTTGLRIEKETGLGVTKLLSGPMGGDQQLGAKIAEHHIHMLIFFWDPLSSQPHDPDVKALLRLAAVWNIPVACNEATADMLLASTYMQSIMPRSLPDYDNYLADRSLDNE, from the coding sequence GTGAAACAAAAACAACAACCCCTTCCGCCAATTAAAACCATTGCGTTAGTGGCTCACGATGGCAAAAAACAAGCATTGGTAGATTGGTGTCAGCGTCATAAAAGCGTACTCGAAGTGCATAATCTGTACGGCACAGGAACCACAGGGCTGCGCATAGAAAAAGAAACGGGGTTAGGTGTTACTAAATTGCTAAGTGGCCCTATGGGTGGCGATCAGCAGCTCGGAGCAAAAATCGCTGAGCATCACATCCATATGCTCATATTTTTTTGGGATCCGCTTTCATCTCAGCCCCATGATCCCGATGTTAAAGCGCTACTGCGCTTAGCTGCGGTCTGGAATATCCCCGTGGCTTGTAATGAAGCCACAGCCGATATGTTGCTAGCAAGCACTTACATGCAAAGCATTATGCCACGTAGCTTACCAGATTATGACAATTACCTCGCTGACAGAAGCCTCGACAACGAGTAA
- a CDS encoding TonB-dependent receptor, whose amino-acid sequence MKAMKRTTLATLINAALFSAAAGSSFSSIAAEQQGPAAKDNSLEVIQITARKRVENAQEVPVAVSALQGDGLEAYSSAGMDIRFMNAKIPSLSIESSFGRSFPRFYVRGLGNTDFDLNASQPVSLVVDEVVQENAILKGFPVFDVARVEVLRGPQGTLFGRNTPAGLVKFDTVKPSQEFEGYGSVSYGSRGAVDFEGAVGGGLTDRLSTRVSLLWQEKDDYIDNRAPGFEQEDVLGGYSEKAARVQFLYEGDDFTGLFNYHVRDLDGTPIAFRANAIKRGSNDLVDNFEHDVVYHDAASRATQQVESQGASLKLEWDVNDFYTLTSISAWESAEIYSRADIDGGYGAAFLPDMGPGVIPFPSESADGIPDQDQYTQELRLSSNFAGDFNYQVGVFYFDEALTIENFSYDTYGAQPGILNGYVIQQQDTKAWAVFGSADYTLTDDLKVTVGLRYSDDEKEFSANRTQSPVGGGALLLTENPSDDHVSWDISTNYKVSDDINWYARVANSFRAPSIQGRILFGNEVTIAESETVTSFETGIKSDILDGRGRVNAAVFYYTMDDQQLTAVGGGANFNRLVNADETTGYGFEVDTQWVLTDNLNATFNLSYNNTELKDDTLAVDVCAQCIVTNPVNNSGQAILDGNSLPHAPEWISNLTLSYMRPMGEGDFFTYADVSYRSEINYFLYESVEFEGKPLTEVGLRAGYTWYQGDNEYEVSAFVRNMFDEQQAIGAIDFNNNTAMVNEERYIGAEFKVSFF is encoded by the coding sequence ATGAAAGCAATGAAACGTACCACGCTTGCAACATTAATTAACGCAGCGTTGTTCTCAGCCGCTGCCGGCTCTTCATTCTCTTCAATCGCTGCTGAACAACAAGGTCCTGCAGCAAAAGACAATTCTCTCGAAGTTATTCAAATTACCGCACGTAAGCGTGTAGAAAACGCTCAGGAAGTGCCTGTTGCGGTATCTGCACTGCAAGGTGATGGCTTAGAAGCCTATAGCTCTGCGGGCATGGACATTCGTTTTATGAATGCGAAAATCCCAAGTCTATCTATTGAATCTTCGTTTGGTCGTTCATTTCCACGCTTTTATGTTCGTGGTCTAGGTAATACAGACTTCGATTTGAATGCCTCACAACCGGTTTCGCTTGTTGTTGATGAAGTTGTTCAAGAAAACGCCATTTTAAAAGGCTTCCCGGTATTTGACGTTGCCCGCGTTGAAGTACTTCGCGGTCCACAAGGTACATTGTTTGGCCGTAACACCCCAGCAGGTTTGGTGAAGTTCGATACGGTTAAACCGAGTCAAGAATTTGAAGGCTATGGCTCAGTCTCATACGGTAGCCGTGGTGCCGTAGATTTTGAAGGCGCTGTCGGTGGTGGGTTAACCGATCGCCTTTCAACGCGTGTCTCTTTGCTATGGCAAGAAAAAGACGACTACATTGATAACCGCGCGCCAGGTTTTGAACAAGAAGATGTGCTTGGCGGCTACAGTGAAAAAGCAGCGCGTGTACAATTCTTGTACGAAGGTGACGACTTCACCGGCTTGTTTAACTACCACGTACGCGACCTTGATGGTACGCCTATCGCCTTTCGCGCCAATGCTATTAAACGCGGTAGCAACGATTTAGTCGACAACTTTGAGCATGACGTGGTTTACCACGATGCTGCATCGCGCGCGACGCAACAGGTTGAGTCGCAAGGTGCAAGCCTTAAGCTTGAGTGGGACGTTAATGATTTTTACACCCTGACCTCTATTTCTGCATGGGAAAGCGCAGAAATTTATTCGCGCGCCGACATTGACGGTGGTTACGGTGCTGCGTTCTTACCGGACATGGGCCCGGGTGTTATTCCATTCCCATCTGAAAGTGCCGATGGCATCCCAGATCAAGACCAATACACGCAAGAGCTTCGTCTATCGAGTAACTTTGCCGGTGACTTCAATTACCAAGTGGGTGTTTTCTACTTTGATGAAGCATTAACCATTGAAAACTTTAGCTATGACACCTATGGTGCGCAGCCTGGTATATTGAATGGCTACGTGATTCAACAGCAGGATACCAAAGCATGGGCGGTATTCGGCTCAGCGGATTACACTTTGACTGATGATTTGAAAGTCACTGTGGGTCTGCGTTACTCAGACGATGAGAAAGAATTCTCAGCAAATCGTACCCAAAGCCCTGTCGGTGGCGGTGCATTGCTCCTTACTGAGAACCCAAGTGATGACCACGTGAGCTGGGATATCTCAACCAATTACAAAGTGAGCGATGACATCAATTGGTACGCTCGGGTAGCAAATAGCTTCCGCGCTCCAAGTATCCAAGGTCGTATCTTATTTGGTAACGAAGTGACGATTGCAGAGTCTGAAACCGTGACCTCTTTCGAAACCGGTATTAAGTCGGATATTCTTGATGGCCGTGGTCGCGTCAATGCGGCGGTATTCTATTACACCATGGACGACCAGCAGCTTACTGCGGTTGGTGGTGGTGCTAACTTTAACCGTTTAGTGAATGCTGATGAAACCACCGGTTATGGCTTCGAAGTTGATACCCAGTGGGTGTTAACCGACAACCTTAATGCGACCTTTAACCTCAGTTACAACAACACTGAACTGAAAGATGACACCCTAGCAGTTGATGTCTGTGCACAGTGTATCGTTACCAACCCTGTTAACAACAGTGGCCAGGCAATTCTTGACGGTAACAGCCTACCGCATGCGCCTGAGTGGATCTCAAACCTAACGCTTAGCTATATGAGACCTATGGGCGAGGGTGATTTCTTCACTTACGCCGATGTTTCTTACCGTAGTGAAATCAACTACTTCCTATACGAGTCTGTTGAGTTTGAAGGCAAACCGCTAACGGAAGTAGGCCTACGTGCTGGTTATACTTGGTACCAGGGTGATAACGAGTATGAAGTATCAGCTTTCGTACGCAACATGTTTGATGAGCAGCAAGCTATCGGTGCTATCGACTTCAACAACAACACCGCAATGGTGAATGAAGAGCGCTACATCGGTGCTGAATTTAAAGTGAGTTTCTTCTAA